Proteins from a genomic interval of Corynebacterium deserti GIMN1.010:
- the nadA gene encoding quinolinate synthase NadA: MTTSLTPSVNQAMQTTETCNNDLKQGPWFLDLPGMPGTYGPGASQDDSAPSHTPKQQVLPKDYQQASDEELHARIRAAKKTLGDRVVILGHFYQRDEVIQHADFVGDSFQLARAAKTRPEAEAIVFCGVHFMAETADLLSTDQQAVILPNLAAGCSMADMADLDSVEECWEQLTDLYGPYGDETIIPVTYMNSSAALKGFVGRHGGIVCTSSNARAVLEWAFERGQRVLFFPDQHLGRNTAKAMGISLDQMPLWNPNKPLGGNTEEDLHNAKVLLWHGFCSVHKRFTVAQIDKARADYPGVQVIVHPESPMAVVDAADSSGSTDFIVKAIDAAPAGTTFAIGTEINLVQRLAAQHPEHTIFCLDPVICPCSTMYRIHPGYLAWVLEELVSGNTINQITVSEDVAEPARIALERMLSVVPPAESTK, from the coding sequence ATGACAACTTCACTGACCCCTTCGGTAAACCAAGCAATGCAAACCACCGAAACCTGCAACAACGATCTCAAACAAGGCCCTTGGTTCCTGGACCTTCCCGGCATGCCCGGCACGTACGGGCCAGGCGCATCCCAGGATGACAGTGCTCCCAGCCACACCCCGAAGCAACAGGTTCTGCCAAAGGACTACCAGCAGGCTAGTGACGAAGAACTGCACGCTCGTATCCGCGCAGCAAAGAAGACCCTTGGTGATCGCGTGGTGATCCTTGGACATTTTTACCAGCGCGATGAAGTGATCCAGCACGCCGATTTTGTGGGTGATTCCTTCCAGCTTGCGCGTGCCGCAAAAACCCGTCCGGAGGCCGAAGCAATTGTGTTTTGTGGCGTGCACTTTATGGCGGAGACTGCAGACCTTCTCTCCACTGATCAGCAGGCTGTCATTTTGCCCAACCTCGCGGCTGGTTGTTCCATGGCTGATATGGCAGACCTAGATTCCGTCGAGGAGTGCTGGGAACAGCTCACCGATCTTTACGGCCCTTACGGCGATGAGACGATCATCCCCGTGACCTACATGAACTCCTCTGCGGCTCTCAAAGGGTTTGTCGGTCGACATGGCGGCATTGTGTGCACCTCCTCCAATGCGCGCGCTGTCCTCGAGTGGGCGTTTGAGCGTGGTCAGCGTGTCCTCTTCTTCCCCGATCAGCACCTTGGTCGAAACACCGCCAAAGCGATGGGTATTTCACTTGACCAGATGCCATTGTGGAATCCCAATAAGCCACTGGGCGGCAACACCGAAGAAGACCTGCACAACGCGAAAGTCCTGCTCTGGCACGGTTTCTGCTCGGTACACAAGCGGTTTACTGTCGCGCAGATCGACAAAGCTCGTGCTGATTATCCCGGTGTTCAGGTAATCGTGCACCCTGAATCCCCCATGGCTGTTGTCGATGCTGCGGATTCATCGGGTTCCACCGACTTCATCGTCAAAGCCATTGATGCTGCTCCCGCAGGCACGACCTTCGCCATTGGAACAGAGATCAATCTCGTGCAACGCTTGGCTGCCCAGCATCCTGAGCACACCATTTTCTGCCTCGACCCCGTCATTTGCCCATGCTCGACGATGTATCGCATTCACCCTGGCTACCTCGCATGGGTGCTTGAAGAGCTGGTGTCAGGCAACACCATCAATCAGATCACGGTGTCAGAGGATGTCGCCGAGCCAGCACGTATTGCACTTGAGCGCATGCTTTCTGTCGTTCCACCAGCAGAGAGCACAAAGTAA
- a CDS encoding DMT family transporter, whose protein sequence is MLAMLFGVIAGAIMPIQTSVNNRLRQSVGAPLMASFISFFVGTLSLIIATWITSGHPYPGLASTAGQPWWIFIGGALGVVVLTGNIVLFPRVGSVQTVILPITGQILMGLLIDAFGLWHSPHAPLTLLRILGAVAVLLGSLGAVGVFSKKIAGQGSVQGASIWLWRALGIVMGMCQATQVAINGRLGIVLGSAVEAALISFAVGTAVLYILLVLTRTPWRGIYNAAGEKNPWWMWTGGIIGATVIFSNAFLAPIIGTGVTVVVMLLGMMLASLLIDASGFLNSPRRTIYPAQIIGLIVIIAGVALIRL, encoded by the coding sequence ATGCTGGCAATGCTTTTCGGGGTGATCGCGGGAGCAATCATGCCGATTCAAACCTCGGTGAATAATAGGTTGCGCCAGTCTGTCGGAGCTCCACTGATGGCGTCATTTATTTCCTTTTTTGTTGGCACCTTAAGTCTGATCATCGCAACGTGGATTACCAGCGGACATCCCTACCCGGGACTTGCTTCAACTGCTGGTCAGCCGTGGTGGATTTTCATCGGTGGCGCCTTGGGGGTTGTTGTTCTCACCGGCAATATCGTGCTGTTTCCACGCGTTGGCAGCGTACAAACAGTCATTTTGCCCATTACTGGCCAAATTCTCATGGGCTTGCTTATCGACGCCTTCGGCCTATGGCATTCCCCGCACGCGCCTTTAACCCTCCTACGCATACTCGGAGCAGTCGCCGTGTTGCTCGGATCCTTGGGCGCTGTGGGCGTTTTCTCCAAGAAGATTGCAGGTCAAGGATCAGTTCAAGGCGCATCGATTTGGTTGTGGCGTGCTCTCGGCATCGTCATGGGCATGTGCCAAGCAACCCAAGTTGCCATCAATGGTCGCCTCGGCATCGTCTTGGGATCAGCCGTAGAAGCAGCACTTATTTCCTTCGCCGTGGGCACGGCGGTGCTGTATATTTTGCTTGTCCTCACCCGCACACCATGGCGAGGAATCTACAACGCAGCTGGGGAAAAGAACCCGTGGTGGATGTGGACCGGCGGGATCATCGGCGCCACGGTGATTTTCAGCAACGCGTTTTTAGCGCCGATTATTGGCACAGGAGTCACCGTGGTGGTCATGCTGCTCGGCATGATGCTGGCGAGCTTGCTTATCGACGCCTCCGGCTTCCTCAACAGCCCGCGCCGTACCATTTACCCAGCTCAGATCATTGGTCTAATTGTCATTATCGCTGGTGTGGCACTGATTAGGCTCTAA
- a CDS encoding 4-hydroxybenzoate 3-monooxygenase, protein MNHVPVAIIGAGPAGLTLAHLLLLQGVESIVFEARTRKEVEETVRAGILEQGTLNLMRETGVGARMELEADHDEAIDISINNERTRIPLTELTGHKVAIYPQHEYLKDFIAKRIEDGGELLFSTTVDSVEDYEGDRAKVTYTEADGSSTTITADYVIAADGSNSPYRKLITEDSGVRARHEYPYAWFGILVEAPKTQKELIYATHPEGFALISTRTDEIQRYYLQCDPEDTPDMWSDDRIWEQLHLRADSPGITVSEGRIFDKAVLRFRSAVTEPMQKGRLFLAGDAAHTVPPTGAKGLNLAVADVSVLAPGIVRALKKKDTGLLDSYTSLAVPRIWKAQHFSYWMSSMLHAVPGESHFATQRRFAELRSVLESQSGQRYLAEQYVGRDLPRFEV, encoded by the coding sequence ATGAATCACGTACCAGTCGCAATTATTGGTGCCGGACCCGCCGGACTCACCTTGGCCCACCTCCTGCTTCTGCAAGGAGTGGAGTCCATTGTTTTTGAAGCGCGCACCCGCAAAGAAGTCGAAGAAACTGTTCGCGCAGGCATCCTCGAACAAGGAACCCTTAACCTCATGCGTGAAACCGGCGTCGGTGCGCGCATGGAACTGGAAGCCGATCACGACGAAGCGATCGACATTTCCATCAACAATGAGCGCACCCGCATTCCACTCACGGAACTGACCGGACACAAGGTCGCCATCTACCCACAGCATGAGTACCTCAAAGACTTCATTGCCAAGCGCATTGAAGACGGTGGTGAATTACTTTTTAGCACCACGGTGGATTCCGTCGAAGATTACGAAGGCGACCGCGCGAAAGTCACCTACACCGAGGCCGACGGCAGCTCCACCACCATTACAGCTGATTACGTCATCGCAGCGGATGGATCAAACTCCCCTTACCGCAAGCTGATCACCGAAGATAGTGGCGTGCGTGCCCGCCATGAATACCCTTACGCGTGGTTTGGCATCTTGGTGGAAGCACCCAAGACCCAAAAAGAGCTCATCTACGCAACCCACCCTGAGGGCTTTGCACTAATCTCCACCCGCACCGACGAGATCCAGCGCTACTACCTGCAGTGCGATCCAGAAGACACCCCAGATATGTGGTCCGATGACCGAATCTGGGAGCAACTGCACCTGCGTGCGGACTCACCTGGCATCACTGTCTCTGAGGGACGCATCTTTGACAAGGCAGTTCTACGATTCCGCTCGGCAGTAACCGAGCCCATGCAAAAGGGGCGCCTTTTCTTAGCTGGCGACGCCGCCCACACCGTGCCTCCCACCGGTGCAAAGGGACTCAACCTGGCAGTTGCGGACGTGTCCGTTCTTGCACCAGGCATCGTGCGTGCCCTGAAAAAGAAGGACACCGGCCTGCTGGATAGCTACACATCCCTGGCAGTACCTCGTATCTGGAAAGCTCAACACTTCTCCTACTGGATGAGCTCCATGCTGCACGCGGTACCAGGCGAAAGTCACTTTGCCACCCAGCGTCGATTCGCAGAATTGCGCTCCGTTTTAGAATCCCAATCCGGCCAGCGCTACCTTGCTGAACAGTACGTTGGACGCGATCTACCACGATTCGAGGTTTAG
- a CDS encoding MBL fold metallo-hydrolase encodes MKITRHIHACVEIEHEGTRLIIDPGSFGAPDLTDATILFTHNHADHVDPSILKRGMDIYAPKSVAHSIPVECHVVAHSRNFTVGSMTVEVLGSEHAMLTKAQPIPENVGYLINGKVLHPGDAFQPLKGVELALVPVNGPWVKMLDVEAFLKKFPPKRFVGIHDGIVNERGLAINKKFLTLLAEEYGSEYVPLQEGESVEL; translated from the coding sequence ATGAAAATCACTCGACACATTCATGCGTGTGTTGAGATCGAGCACGAGGGCACCAGGCTCATCATTGATCCAGGTTCTTTCGGTGCTCCTGATCTCACGGACGCTACCATTTTGTTCACCCATAATCACGCAGATCACGTAGATCCTTCCATTTTGAAACGTGGGATGGACATTTACGCGCCAAAATCTGTTGCTCACTCCATTCCGGTGGAATGCCATGTGGTTGCGCACAGCAGAAACTTCACTGTTGGGTCAATGACCGTCGAGGTTTTGGGCTCAGAGCACGCGATGCTCACCAAAGCGCAGCCGATTCCAGAAAATGTTGGCTATCTGATCAACGGTAAGGTGTTGCACCCGGGCGACGCGTTTCAGCCATTGAAAGGTGTTGAACTCGCCCTTGTGCCGGTCAATGGCCCGTGGGTGAAAATGCTCGATGTGGAAGCGTTTTTGAAGAAGTTCCCGCCCAAACGCTTTGTGGGCATCCATGATGGCATTGTCAATGAACGAGGTCTGGCCATCAACAAGAAGTTCCTCACGCTGTTGGCTGAGGAATACGGTTCGGAATATGTGCCACTTCAAGAAGGCGAAAGCGTGGAACTCTAA
- the nadC gene encoding carboxylating nicotinate-nucleotide diphosphorylase: protein MRHHIEKLVRAALDEDAPWGDISSQTFIPSAASVQAQLVAREPGVFSGSLLIDASFHLLDPTIDVSLSVGDGEKFSAGDVLGTITGNARAILQGERIALNFCQRMSGIATLTSTYVAEVAGTKARIVDTRKTTPGLRLVERQAVRDGGGFNHRTTLSDAVMLKDNHLAIIEASGQSITDALTTLKATLPHTTRVEVEVDRIEQIEPILAAGVDTIMLDNFTIEELIEGVELIGGRAIVEASGGVNLNTVAKIAATGVDVISVGALTHSVRALDLGLDIT, encoded by the coding sequence ATGCGCCATCACATCGAAAAACTTGTGCGCGCAGCTCTCGACGAGGACGCCCCCTGGGGCGATATTTCCTCGCAGACTTTTATCCCCAGCGCAGCGTCGGTGCAAGCACAACTGGTTGCCCGCGAGCCCGGCGTGTTCAGTGGTAGTTTGCTTATCGACGCCTCCTTCCATCTCCTCGACCCCACCATCGATGTCTCCCTATCCGTCGGTGATGGCGAAAAATTTTCGGCAGGTGATGTCCTTGGTACCATCACTGGCAATGCCCGCGCGATCTTGCAGGGCGAGCGCATCGCTTTAAACTTCTGCCAAAGGATGTCGGGAATCGCAACGCTGACCTCCACCTATGTTGCGGAGGTAGCCGGTACGAAGGCACGCATTGTTGATACCCGTAAAACTACTCCTGGCCTGCGACTAGTTGAGCGCCAGGCGGTTCGCGATGGTGGTGGATTTAACCACCGCACCACACTGTCAGATGCTGTCATGCTTAAAGACAACCACTTGGCCATCATTGAGGCCTCAGGCCAATCCATTACCGATGCCCTCACCACGCTTAAAGCAACGCTTCCCCACACCACACGCGTGGAGGTAGAAGTCGATCGCATCGAACAGATTGAACCAATCCTGGCCGCTGGTGTAGACACCATCATGCTCGACAATTTCACTATCGAGGAACTGATCGAAGGCGTCGAATTGATCGGTGGGCGCGCTATCGTGGAAGCCTCCGGCGGAGTAAACCTCAACACGGTCGCAAAAATCGCAGCAACAGGAGTCGATGTGATCTCTGTTGGTGCCCTCACGCACTCGGTTCGGGCACTTGATCTCGGACTCGACATCACCTAA
- a CDS encoding MFS transporter: MSTTTPTATKNVGVVVALLWFAIVLDGFDLVVLGATIPAMLEDPEWHLTAGQATQISTIGLIGMTIGALTIGFLTDRLGRRRVMLFSVAVFSVFTLLLGFTTNIPLFSLWRFLAGVGLGGALPTAIAMVTEFRPGSKAGSASTTLMTGYHVGAVATALLGMFLIEGSGWHAMFIAGAIPGLFLLPLLYFFLPESPQYLKVSGRTKEAEEIAAAYGLTLEDDLDRDHEKELEDSSSLASLFKPSFQRNTLAIWGTSFMGLLLVYGLNTWLPQIMRQADYDLGNSLGFLMVLNIGAVIGLYIAGQVADKHSPRKTALTWFLLSAVFLALLAVRMPLVGLYGIVLLTGVFVFSSQVLIYAFVGENHPAKMRATAMGFSAGIGRLGAISGPLLGGLLVGANLAYPWGFFAFAAVGVLGALIFSFSKTLRNRDA, translated from the coding sequence ATGTCTACCACTACCCCAACTGCAACCAAGAATGTCGGCGTCGTAGTCGCCCTCTTGTGGTTTGCCATCGTTCTTGACGGTTTTGATTTGGTCGTCCTAGGTGCCACCATCCCTGCCATGCTGGAAGATCCTGAATGGCATTTGACCGCAGGTCAGGCAACACAGATTTCCACCATTGGCCTCATCGGCATGACCATCGGTGCCTTGACTATCGGCTTCCTCACCGACCGACTAGGTCGCCGCCGCGTCATGCTGTTCTCGGTAGCCGTGTTCTCAGTATTTACCCTACTTTTGGGCTTTACCACCAATATCCCACTGTTTAGCCTTTGGCGATTCCTCGCAGGCGTCGGTCTTGGTGGCGCCCTTCCCACCGCCATCGCGATGGTGACGGAGTTCCGCCCCGGCTCTAAAGCGGGCTCCGCGTCTACCACCTTGATGACCGGCTACCACGTCGGCGCCGTGGCCACCGCACTACTCGGCATGTTCCTCATCGAAGGCTCCGGTTGGCATGCGATGTTCATCGCAGGTGCCATCCCAGGTTTGTTCCTGCTGCCCTTGCTCTACTTCTTCCTTCCTGAATCTCCTCAGTATTTGAAGGTCAGTGGTCGCACCAAGGAAGCAGAAGAGATCGCAGCAGCCTACGGACTTACCTTGGAAGATGATCTGGATCGCGATCATGAGAAAGAACTCGAAGACTCCTCGTCTCTTGCGTCCCTGTTCAAGCCATCCTTCCAACGTAACACCCTCGCAATCTGGGGCACTTCATTCATGGGTCTGCTCCTGGTCTACGGCCTCAACACCTGGCTGCCACAGATCATGCGTCAAGCAGACTACGACTTGGGCAATTCCCTCGGCTTCCTCATGGTCCTCAACATTGGTGCTGTAATTGGCCTTTACATCGCAGGCCAGGTTGCCGATAAGCATTCCCCTCGTAAAACAGCTCTCACATGGTTCCTGTTGTCTGCAGTGTTCTTGGCTTTGCTTGCAGTGCGCATGCCACTGGTTGGTCTGTACGGCATCGTCCTGCTCACCGGCGTTTTCGTGTTCAGCTCCCAGGTTCTCATCTACGCCTTCGTCGGTGAAAACCACCCAGCAAAGATGCGCGCAACTGCCATGGGATTCTCCGCAGGCATTGGTCGCCTTGGTGCGATTTCCGGCCCCTTGCTCGGCGGGCTGCTGGTTGGCGCAAACCTCGCGTACCCATGGGGATTCTTCGCCTTCGCTGCCGTTGGCGTTCTCGGGGCGTTGATCTTCTCCTTCTCAAAGACCTTGAGAAACCGCGACGCGTAA
- a CDS encoding NUDIX hydrolase, giving the protein MPASPHIDVAVSTVIFALRPGPHNLPSLWTPFVPRTREPFKNKWALPGGWLPDHEQLEDAAARTLAETTGLRPSYVEQLYTFGNLDRSPTGRVISVVYWALVRADEVESAIPGDNVRWFPADHLPELAFDHNDIVNYALERLRTKVAYADIAHSFLGETFTIAQLRSVHEAVLGHKLDAANFRRSVATSPDLIDTGDVLTGTPHRPPKLFKFQPTQTKRFVS; this is encoded by the coding sequence ATGCCCGCATCCCCTCACATTGACGTAGCCGTGTCCACGGTTATCTTTGCGCTGCGCCCAGGACCCCACAATTTGCCCAGTCTGTGGACGCCGTTCGTGCCACGTACCCGAGAACCATTCAAAAACAAGTGGGCGCTTCCTGGCGGATGGCTGCCTGATCACGAGCAGCTAGAAGATGCCGCAGCCCGCACGTTGGCGGAAACCACAGGATTACGCCCAAGCTATGTGGAACAGCTCTATACCTTCGGCAACCTTGATCGCTCCCCCACAGGTCGCGTGATCTCTGTCGTGTACTGGGCATTGGTTCGCGCTGATGAGGTAGAAAGCGCCATCCCGGGCGATAATGTCCGGTGGTTTCCCGCAGATCACCTACCTGAGCTCGCCTTTGACCACAATGACATCGTCAATTACGCGCTAGAGCGCCTGCGCACCAAGGTTGCCTACGCCGATATTGCGCACTCCTTCCTCGGTGAAACATTCACCATCGCCCAATTGCGCAGCGTCCACGAGGCGGTATTAGGACACAAACTCGATGCCGCTAATTTTCGAAGATCCGTGGCCACCTCACCGGATCTCATCGATACCGGCGACGTGCTCACGGGAACCCCGCACCGGCCACCCAAATTATTCAAATTCCAGCCCACCCAAACTAAAAGGTTCGTTTCATGA
- a CDS encoding lipoate--protein ligase family protein produces the protein MNNHFEVKVPGGKLVVVDVESELDTITNVKISGDFFIEPDEAFFALGHALQGASVGDSADQLQAKMDAALESFDDVSLHGFSTADIALAVRRAVTGARDFTDFEWEILHPGVLPTPMNVALDELLLEQVASGQRGPTMRIWDWDDRATVIGSFQSYVNELDEEGVEKHGVTVVRRMSGGGAMFMEGGNCITYSLYAPDSLVAGLSYEQSYEYLDRWVLAALKEHGVDAWYVPINDITSTGGKIGGAAQKRRHGAVLHHVTMSYDIDADMMTQVLRIGKVKISDKGLRSAKKRVDPLWRQTGATREQIIETLKKVFATRYGAIETELTHADLDAAHKLVSEKYATEAWTKRVP, from the coding sequence ATGAACAACCACTTTGAAGTAAAAGTCCCCGGCGGAAAACTTGTTGTCGTAGATGTTGAATCAGAGCTCGATACCATCACCAACGTGAAAATCTCCGGAGACTTCTTCATTGAACCAGATGAGGCTTTCTTCGCCCTGGGCCATGCACTACAGGGGGCGTCCGTCGGCGATTCTGCCGATCAACTTCAAGCAAAGATGGATGCCGCACTTGAATCCTTTGACGATGTATCGCTGCATGGCTTCAGCACCGCAGATATTGCGTTGGCAGTGCGTCGAGCAGTCACTGGAGCGAGAGACTTTACAGATTTTGAATGGGAAATCCTCCACCCCGGAGTTCTACCAACGCCGATGAATGTCGCGCTTGACGAGCTGCTGTTAGAGCAGGTTGCCTCCGGTCAACGTGGCCCCACCATGCGAATTTGGGATTGGGACGACCGTGCAACAGTGATCGGAAGTTTCCAGTCGTACGTAAATGAACTGGACGAAGAAGGCGTCGAAAAGCATGGGGTGACCGTAGTGCGCCGTATGTCTGGCGGCGGCGCCATGTTCATGGAGGGCGGCAACTGTATTACGTACTCCCTGTACGCGCCGGACTCCTTGGTAGCTGGCTTAAGTTATGAGCAGTCCTATGAGTACCTCGATCGCTGGGTTCTCGCCGCGCTCAAAGAACACGGCGTTGATGCATGGTACGTGCCAATCAATGACATCACCTCAACCGGTGGCAAGATCGGCGGTGCAGCGCAAAAGCGCCGGCATGGTGCCGTATTGCACCACGTGACCATGTCTTATGACATCGACGCCGACATGATGACTCAGGTGCTGCGCATCGGCAAAGTCAAAATCTCGGACAAGGGTCTGCGTAGCGCGAAGAAGCGCGTTGATCCCCTGTGGCGCCAGACCGGCGCGACACGTGAGCAGATTATCGAGACCCTGAAAAAGGTTTTTGCGACGCGCTACGGCGCGATTGAAACAGAGCTTACCCACGCCGACCTCGACGCAGCACATAAGCTTGTGTCCGAAAAATACGCCACCGAAGCGTGGACAAAGCGCGTCCCCTGA
- a CDS encoding MmcQ/YjbR family DNA-binding protein — MDLHHVGREHALSLVQATKEYPFGPETEVFKIRGKMFLYISMHEGEPIITLKADPEIGASLRSSFPSITPGYHMNKIHWISIRNGERITEDLVVGLVETSYHLVVSSLPKSKRP; from the coding sequence ATGGACCTTCATCACGTCGGCCGCGAACACGCGTTATCCCTTGTCCAGGCCACCAAAGAGTACCCTTTTGGCCCGGAAACTGAGGTGTTCAAAATCCGGGGAAAAATGTTTCTATACATTTCCATGCACGAGGGAGAACCCATCATCACCCTCAAGGCAGACCCAGAAATTGGTGCGTCACTACGATCCAGTTTCCCCTCCATCACACCTGGGTACCACATGAACAAAATCCACTGGATCTCCATCCGTAACGGCGAACGTATCACCGAAGACCTGGTAGTAGGATTGGTTGAAACCTCTTACCACCTAGTAGTGTCCAGCCTGCCCAAGTCCAAGCGTCCCTAA
- a CDS encoding VOC family protein has protein sequence MAGTISTYVTFNGYTAEVLKHWQDVFGGELNLLTYGQTQMDPSAMPFEPPADSLAHGVLATPGGLISGGDSIDGEYPIRDTAYSMLYNAESVEDAQEKIAKLVDAGGEETMKFETAPWGGSYGQVFDKYGVMWSFSAE, from the coding sequence ATGGCCGGCACGATCTCAACCTACGTCACTTTTAACGGATATACTGCAGAAGTTTTGAAACACTGGCAAGACGTCTTTGGTGGTGAACTCAATCTGCTTACCTACGGCCAAACTCAGATGGATCCAAGCGCTATGCCGTTTGAACCACCAGCAGATTCCTTGGCACACGGGGTGCTAGCCACGCCCGGTGGCCTCATTTCTGGTGGTGACTCCATAGATGGGGAATACCCCATTCGTGACACTGCGTATTCGATGCTCTACAACGCTGAATCTGTTGAGGATGCACAAGAAAAGATTGCCAAGCTTGTCGACGCCGGCGGTGAGGAAACCATGAAGTTTGAAACCGCTCCTTGGGGTGGTTCCTACGGCCAGGTTTTTGATAAATACGGCGTGATGTGGAGCTTCTCTGCGGAATAG
- a CDS encoding ABC transporter ATP-binding protein has product MTTALGTRVTARDFGYRHASRKNPALQGINFDIAPGERILLTGASGSGKSTLLAALAGVLGGSEEGEATGQLLCDATSTGLVLQDPDSQVIASRVGDDVAFGCENFGVPREEIWPRVEKALELVGLNLPLNYPTKHLSGGQKQRLALAGVIAMGARLILLDEPTANLDPQGQRDVVAAVDRAVRESGATLIVVEHRHELWLESIDRIIDITSGRDVAPKELPVVGELGVTEASTSNPILWADDLCPAWGAARSFVVPEGASTVITGPNGAGKSTLALTIGGLLAPRSGRLELSDALNQGLRTPPHKWRSAQLAMRIGTVFQDPEHQFVTGTVRDELEIGPKVMKVDAAERVEELLDRLRLRHLEHANPFTLSGGEKRRLSVATALVAAPNLLVLDEPTFGQDPETFSELVTMLRELTRTGVSIVSVTHDPDFIAALGDHHIEVTP; this is encoded by the coding sequence ATGACCACTGCATTAGGAACGCGTGTTACGGCGCGTGATTTCGGCTACCGTCACGCCTCTCGCAAAAATCCAGCGCTTCAAGGCATCAACTTTGACATCGCGCCGGGTGAACGGATTTTGCTCACCGGTGCGTCTGGCTCCGGAAAATCAACGCTGCTCGCCGCGCTGGCTGGGGTTCTCGGCGGCTCCGAGGAGGGTGAGGCGACAGGTCAATTGCTTTGCGACGCCACCTCCACCGGCCTTGTCCTCCAAGACCCCGATTCCCAGGTGATTGCCTCCAGAGTCGGCGATGATGTGGCCTTCGGCTGCGAAAACTTCGGTGTGCCCCGTGAAGAGATCTGGCCACGCGTAGAAAAAGCACTCGAATTAGTTGGACTCAATCTGCCCCTGAACTATCCCACAAAGCATCTTTCCGGCGGCCAAAAGCAGCGCTTGGCGTTGGCAGGTGTTATCGCGATGGGAGCCCGGCTGATTTTGCTCGATGAACCCACAGCCAATCTCGACCCCCAAGGCCAACGTGACGTCGTTGCCGCCGTTGATCGGGCGGTTAGAGAATCTGGTGCAACGCTCATTGTGGTGGAACATCGCCATGAACTGTGGTTAGAGTCCATCGACCGCATCATTGACATCACGAGTGGCCGCGATGTTGCACCAAAAGAGTTGCCGGTCGTGGGGGAGTTGGGTGTGACGGAGGCGTCGACAAGCAATCCAATCCTGTGGGCTGACGATCTGTGCCCGGCATGGGGCGCTGCGCGGAGCTTTGTTGTGCCTGAGGGTGCATCGACGGTGATTACCGGGCCAAATGGCGCGGGAAAGTCCACGTTGGCGCTAACGATTGGCGGACTGCTCGCGCCACGCAGTGGTCGGCTGGAACTATCAGATGCGTTGAATCAGGGTTTGCGCACGCCTCCCCACAAGTGGCGTTCGGCGCAACTGGCCATGCGAATTGGCACGGTGTTTCAAGACCCCGAGCACCAGTTTGTTACCGGAACTGTGCGCGATGAACTGGAAATCGGGCCAAAGGTGATGAAGGTAGACGCCGCCGAACGAGTGGAGGAACTACTTGATCGCCTGCGTCTTCGACATCTTGAACATGCCAATCCTTTTACGCTTAGTGGCGGCGAAAAGCGACGTCTGTCGGTGGCCACTGCCTTGGTTGCAGCCCCTAATTTGTTGGTGCTCGATGAGCCTACCTTTGGCCAAGATCCGGAAACGTTCTCCGAGCTCGTCACCATGCTTCGCGAGCTCACCCGCACCGGAGTAAGCATTGTGTCGGTGACTCATGACCCGGATTTCATTGCAGCGCTTGGCGACCACCACATCGAGGTGACCCCATGA
- a CDS encoding ECF transporter S component, whose amino-acid sequence MANVAMPQTRTHIFAQKWRVIDIVIAAVLGVACGLIFVVWNSIGYAWTTAFDALTPGLGGIAIGIWLLGGVLGGLVIRKPGAALFVEVVAACVSAALASQFGIATIYSGLAQGLGAELIFVLLLYRRYTLGTTMLAGMGAGVGAIILELFFYGNLAKTLSFNIIYSATVLVSGAILAGMLSWFLVRALARTGALDRFAAGRELRREI is encoded by the coding sequence ATGGCTAATGTCGCCATGCCACAAACACGTACCCACATTTTTGCCCAGAAGTGGCGAGTCATTGACATTGTCATCGCAGCCGTCCTCGGCGTAGCCTGCGGACTCATCTTCGTCGTGTGGAATTCCATCGGCTACGCCTGGACCACAGCCTTCGATGCACTCACCCCGGGCCTTGGTGGCATTGCCATCGGAATTTGGCTGCTCGGAGGTGTGCTCGGCGGATTGGTCATTAGAAAACCAGGTGCAGCACTCTTCGTTGAAGTCGTCGCCGCGTGCGTCTCTGCGGCGTTGGCCTCACAATTTGGCATCGCCACCATCTACTCTGGCCTAGCACAAGGCTTAGGCGCAGAACTCATTTTCGTGCTCTTACTCTACCGCCGCTACACCTTGGGAACCACCATGCTTGCAGGTATGGGCGCAGGTGTCGGCGCGATCATCTTAGAGCTCTTCTTCTACGGCAACCTGGCTAAGACCCTGTCGTTTAACATCATTTATTCCGCAACGGTGCTGGTCTCTGGAGCAATTCTTGCAGGCATGCTCAGCTGGTTCTTAGTCCGCGCGCTCGCTCGCACGGGGGCTTTGGATCGCTTTGCTGCTGGCCGTGAACTACGCCGCGAGATCTAG